The Lemur catta isolate mLemCat1 chromosome 6, mLemCat1.pri, whole genome shotgun sequence sequence AGGGCAAGGCCAACCAGAGGTCACCTTTCCTATGCTTCTCCTGGGAATGCATTGGGACTGTCCCAGAAGACATGGCCCTGCCTTTTCTCTTCAGAAGACTCAACCTTCTCAGACATGGAGGCCCCGGGGACAGATGGAGGGAACCATGTTCCTGAATCCCAGTAACACGGAACAGAGATTCCATATGAGAAATAAGGGCCAGAGAAGAGAGGAGTTAGTCAAAGGGTGGATCTTGGAGTCTAGGTGAGAAGTCTCGACTTGATGTTCTGGGCAAGAGGAAGTTACTCTAGGGACCTGAGCGATGAGACCCTGGAGGAGATTTCCTGGCATAGACAGTATTCTAATTGGAGACAATGAGAGACCCCAATAGGAGCAAAGGCCTCGCACCTTCAGCTCATCTCATTGGAAACAGGAAGCAATTCTATAAACCATGTACAAAATGCATTGTCTCATATGAGTCTTATTGTCCCTGGGAGTGGGCTGGGGAGACCACATGCGGGGCTCTGTGGTCCTTCCAGGGGCATGGAGCATCCATCCCTGGCACTGGTGGGTGGTGTTCCCCCCACGGGGCAGATCTTTGGAGGGAGAGCCAGCAGGCCCATCCAAAATCAAACAGGAGTGCTGGCAAGAGGGAGCACAGCACTCAGGACAGGGAGTCCCAGGGAAAGTTTGCCAGCTTCTCCTCCTCTGAGAGGCCACGGCAGGGTGGGGCGGTCTGGAAATATAAATCTAATTCCACCAGCTTCTCACCTACAGAGATTTTGATCTCAGGACATGGTGAACAGGAGGAACAACCATTGGCTCAATAAAATTCTAACTCTGTCTGACCTTGGACTGGGTGTGCGTTTCTGGGCTGGGAAAGTTCTTGGTTTGAGGAAGAGTCCTTTGAGAATGTCGCCTCACCCTCAGTTACCCAGCCCTTTGGCCCAGGAGGTATCTTCACATTAATGAGCCATTTGTTCCGACAGTCCCTCTTCAAGCTCAGCGAAACTCCCATCATTTCATTGGACTTGCTGCCCTTGTTTTATCAGTTTTCCGATCAGGCCAGGAAAGGGGATGTCTTCAGGTTGATCAATGCTCTGTTGCAGGGCTGAGCTGGGAACTTGGGGTGCTGGAAGGTTCTCCAGCATAGAGGATCAGTTCCAAATGGCTCAATCCCAAGCCTAGAAGGATTTCTAGGGGATTCCATGTGTGCAGCCTGGCTTCCACACCTGCCCCAGTGTGCTCAGCCCTGGGGTTCGTACCCACCCTGCAGAGCAGGCATCCTGCAGTGACAGTAAAGGCTCCTCATGTCTGGTCCTAGGTCCCTGCACTTTTGGGTGTGCCCTGTACCTCTTCTTCTATGCAATGGGCCCTGGCTTCCCTAGGACAGGTTTATGGGCGCCTTAAGGCTTTGTCTCACAAGAGGGTCCCATTTCAAGAACTTAaacttcccttcccagccttttTACTGTTTCTAATAAAGCAGGGACTTATTCCAATGTTTTTCTTGATTATAGCTTCTGGGTCCTTTCAAATGCAAGGGTGAGAATATTCCTCCCCCTTGCTTTGTCTATCATCTACTACACTGCGGTTTCCCTGGAAGGTAGATAgagtccccattttacagaggaggaaatttagGCTCAGAGAGGGTCAGTGACCtgcctagggtcacacagctaggaagaaaTATGAAGTCAGGAGTGGGACCCAGGTCTGGCTCACTCTCTGGCAGAGTAAGATGACCCCCAGTGCCTCTCTCCTCCACACTCATCTTTGGCTCCCTCCTTCCTGGCTCCTGCTCTGCTCCAACACTGCTAGTAAGTGACACCTGGGGACCTCCTTCTTTGCTGTCTGTCCTAAAGAGGGCTGCCCCTCGGTCTGCACCTCTCCCTCCTGCATAAAGAGCCTCGGCCCCTCCTCTGCTGCCTGGTGGCTTTCAACATAGTACCCGCCTCCCCATTGTTTGCGACTCCCCTTGGCCCCTCCCCCGCCTCAGCTTTCCCTGCTAGCCCGAGATTGCCTTCTCCCACATCCCTGGTGGAGTCCCGCAGGGATGGGTGGCTTGTCATGGCATGTCTGTCTTCAACTCTTTTCTCAGTCCCATCCCTCAAAAAGCTCTCAAAACATCACCACACCTGCCTCTGCCCATGCCCCGCAGGTAGCCCGCGGCAGCCTCCTCTCAGCAATCAGTtctagggtgtgtgtgtgagcgccTGTTTTGCAGGTGCACTGGTACTCTGTCGTCTGGCACTGCTGGGGCCAGCCCTCTGGTGCagggggccctgggggaggccaggagggcACCCAGAAACACAGGGGATTCAGTCTTGCTTTCAAAAGGCTTACAGATTCTGTAGACTcatttggttatatatatataaaaaaaggcTTACGGAACAATTGAAGGGCCAGctaacacaaacacacatgcatctGAAAATGAGCAAACCAGTGCCTCAATAGGCACTTGAATCTGGTAGCAACTGAGCTTAGGAAAAGAAACCAACAGAGCAGCAGCATGGTATTAATCAAGGAAAACTCCCTGGATGAGGTGAGATCTGGGCCCATCCACTGCCTGTAGAGCAAAGGAGATGAAGGCATTTGCCTTCAAGGCCTGATGGACCAAAACCAGATTCAGGACCAAATGCTCAGGAAGTGAGATCTTCGGTGGCCCAGAGTTTGACGGTGGTAGGGGTTTGTGATGAGTTGCTGGGGCAACTGGAAGGCCTTTCAAAGAAGAGAAGAGTAGAAGTGGGCTTGGAAGgcagagaggaacagagagggaagggaggaagggggttGAACAGTCTGGGCAAAGTATGGGAGTGGGGGGTCAAGGCGGGACGCCGGGTGAGAGGGTGAGCAGGGAAGATGCAAATGGGGCCATGGATGGAGCAGCCTTGCATTCCGGAATGCAGCAAGCACGACTGGTCAgttaccagctgggtgacctcaggGACATATTTTAACCTCTATGAATCtaaattgtcttttctttaaaatagggCTAATAACTACCAGCACACAGACTTCTTGTGCCGTTCAAGTGAGATGTATTAATAACTCCTAACACATAGTTGGTACCTGTAGATGTTAGTGTgtatttttcctctcattttgttttattttataaatgcaacATACATAAAGAAGCCAGGAGTGAGGGTGTATGGTTCACACCTTTGTCCCACATTTGTTTTTTGACGTCCCCTCGCACTCACCACAATCCTGGGGACATCACAGGAGATGGTGAACTTGGTTAGCTGCAGCACTGCAGTTCTAGCCTTTTTGGTTGCCTCAAAAGTGAGCAGTgggaaaagaataagaatttgaTTCAGAAATGGGAAGATTCCCAGGAATTAATTGTATGACTTAGacaaattttttttacttcatcgGGTCTGTGTTCCCACTCCTCTCCCAGGCAGGTTGGATGGTGTGTCTGAGTCTCTGTGGGTGGGCATGTTCTGTGATTTTCTGTGCACTCGTTTGTAGGAACCAGTTCCACTTGCCTGTCTTAGAGCTTCTTCTCCACTTTAGGAAAAAGACCGCTTGAATTGAAATCAGAAAACTCAAGTTCTAGTCCTAGACGTGTCTTTTCCTAGCTGGAGCATCTAGAgtaagtcacttaatttctctgagcctcagatttctGTTTCATAAAATGGATTGAAAACATCTTGACTCCCTTGTTCTCAGGGCTCCTGTGGGGATAGTGTTTGTGTATGTACTTGGGTCAGTGCACTGTGCAAACGTAAGCTGATGGTGATTTTTATGCCTCTTGTTCCTTTTAGTCCATAAATTGTCAACCAATTGCCTGACCATCCGCCTTTTTGATTTCTCCCTATGCCAGTTTCTCAGAGTGGTTCCCTGCCAAGATCTGTTTTTGGCtggcacacacatacatgcaaacatgcattcacacacatatgcacacccCTCCAAAATGCTAGAAGGAATCGATTGTGCAGAATGATGTGTCTCATGAGGGAGTATGCTGAACTAAGAATTTTGATTGCCTGTCAGAAGACGATTGGGCAACAGGCATCACCATGCCAGGACCATCCCAGTCCCCATTGTTTCCAGCGAGACCTAGATTACTCACTCCCTAAAGAGATGGTTGCTTTAGCAGCCTAAGGATGTTAGTGCGAGGACAGAGTCCCAGACAGCAGTGCCatggagatggggaggagggagtggggcaCAGTGGGGAGATGAGGGGCACTTCCTGGGGGAGGATGTAGGGCAAAACaatgggaggagaggagggacaaGGCTCAGTGGCAAGAAGTGGGATGGGGAGGGTGGACATAGCCATCCCCATTCAGAGCCACAGAGCAATGGAACCAGATGATCTTCACAGACTCCCCATTTCCTGCAGACCTTGCATTCCACAGTGGAGCTTTCCCATGCAGGTGTATGACTGCCCACTCGCAGAGTTGCTTGGAGCCGGCTGAAATGGGAGCTGGCACCCCTCTGTTGAGTTTGTGTCGATGTGCAAGCACAGGGAGTGTGCCAGGCTTCTAAGAAGTCTCTGAACAAAAGTCTGTGTGGGGTTCTGGTCTTTCCAGATCTCAATGCCACTACTATCCATTGATATTGATCAAGCGCTGCTCTCCAGGAAGGCCCCTGGGGTTTGCCGGCCCATCGCAGTGCATGCTGGGTACTCTTGCAAAGTCTCCTTACCGAACTCTGTGCCTCCAATGTCCCCTTCAATTCTTAGGGTGAATTGAGGAAACATTTTCCAAGTACTTGCATGCGCCAGGAGCCAAGGATTTAGAAGGATAAAATAGTCCTCCTGTCCTCAGAGTTGTCTGTGGTGGACAGCTGCCTGTGCCGTCTGGCTTTCTACACGGCAGACAGGGTCACTTGATTTCAGGTGCTGTGTTGTCATGCAACACACTGTTTAGGATCTTGTACACTACAGCCAGGCAACCTCACTGCAAAGCCCACCTAAGCCATTTACCCTCTGTGTAGATGTGGGCAGGTTATTAAACTCCCacgcctcagtttcctgatttttaaaatgactagaGTGATAGGATCTATCTCAAAGTTGCTGTGgaaattaagtgaattaatacatacaaaatatgtagaacagtgcctggtacgtGGTCAGTTTTTGATATGTGCTAGCTGTTatgtcattattatcatcattattattattggttcCAGAAACAATTTAAACTTCTTAGATCAGGCTTTCCAGGCTCCCCTTATTGCCTTCCCTTCCAAATCTGCATCTGTCTCTCTATAGTCTGGTGTGAGGCTTGGACCACCTGTTAAGCCTCACCTCCActcctttgcttttcaaaatgtacCAAGAGCTTCTGTCTACTAATCTCACTGCTCTACAGGCCTTTCCAGCTGTCATTTGCATGGCATCCATTGGCACCTGTTTTCTATTGCTAGTGTCTCTGTCATGCCTCTGGTGTCTGTCTCTTTTCCTGTCTATCTTTGAGGCAAAGGAACAAATGGGAAACTTAGAAAAGAAGATGTCTTTCTCTCCTGGTCCTTCTAGAACACCTAACTACTCATCCTGTTCAATGATAGCTTCTCTTCCTTTAACTAATCAATGCAGTACACTTACAAAGCTTACATTTAAAaagaccttttaatttttttagttattatagctCTTACTCTGTGTCAGGAGATATAACCTGGTGAGCAGCTTGCAGAAATTGGTCAGAGGGCTTCCTGTGAGATCCAAGCCTGGGAAACGGCACCTGCTGTGTGTGGTGAGAGAGTGTGCTTAGTAGCTCACAAGGGCAAGATGAGAATGGAAACTTACATGCCTTTATGATGGGTGTTATGAAATCCTAACAAGAAACACTGGGTAGCAGATATGGGGTCctattttcccaaagtcacaaaTGCTTGAAGAGAGATCTTGTCTGATAAAATGATTACCACATGAGCCAATCTTGCATGCACAGCAATTTTGAGAGCCCATTCTGGGAGCTAGGTGTGTAGTGTTTATCGTATTGTTGAGGCTCGTAAAAATCTTGTATGGCTGCAGGCAAGCCAAACCCTGAGAGGCATTGCATCTCCGCTGACACCGGAGGACCAAGCCCAATCTCTTTCCTATATATAAGGGGAAGTCTCTGTGCTTGGGGTAGAGGAGTGTTTAGCTCCTTCCCTCTTTCTACCTTGCTCTTGCTTCTCTCTAAGTCAACATGAGTCGGCAGTTTAGCTCCCGGTCTGGGTACCGGAGAGGAGGGGGCTTCAGCGCTGGCTCTGCTGGAATAATCAGCTACCAGCGTAGAACCACCAGCAGCTCCTCACGCCGAAGTGGAGGAGGTGGTGGGAGAGTTTCAGGAGGCTTTTGtagtggcggtggtggtggtggtggttttggaAGTCGGAGTCTTGTTAATCTTGGTGGCAGTAAAAGCATCTCTATAAGTGTGGCTAGAGGAGGTGGACGTAGCGGTTTTGGTGGTGGTTATGGGGGTGGTGGCTTTGGGGGTGGTGGGtttggcagtggtggtggtggtgggtttggcagtggtggtggtggttttggcAGTGGAGGTGGTTTTGGTGGAGGTGGTTTTGGGGGTGGTGGTTTTGGGGGTGGTGGTTTTGGGGGTGGTGGATATGGGGGTGGTTATGGGCCTGTCTGCCCCCCTGGTGGCATACAGGAAGTCACCGTCAACCAGAGCCTTCTGCAGCCCCTTAATGTGGAGATTGACCCTGAGATCCAAAAAATAAAGTCTCGAGAAAGGGAGCAAATCAAGTCACTCAACAACCAATTTGCCTCCTTCATCGACAAGGTAAGTTTATCCACTTTGTGCACTGGGGCGTGGGTGGGGCTGTTGGCCCACTTGGGATTGATGCAGTCAAGACATATGTGGGGTTGAATCTCAAGTTTCTGTGTTTGGAtgattaaaagaatattttgtggaATGGTCTCCTAAGAGATAGGTTAGAAGTCTGCTTGTGGATGGTGCTAATGACTAAATTCTCTTTGACAAAGGGGTTTGTGGTCTACCTAAACATGTGTCAGTTTGACatttacatttaagtgtttttCGTTCAGCTCTTGAGCTGAACTGGGACTCATTTCTGTTGAATGAAGATAACAGCCAAGGGCTAACTGAACTTTCTAGGGTGCAAATCAGAACCCTAGAAAGGTCTTCCTAACCATACATAAAAGGGAGCTAAGTGTGAACATAGTATGTTGTGATATTACAGCAGAAATTATGTATTAAGTCAGTGCCAAACATCTTTTGCTGTCGTAAGGGAGCTCAGCCCTCTGAGCATTTTCCATTGGCACTGCATCAGGGTGGAGTTTGTTTTGTACTATATTcctaagcatcagctctagaaaaacataaagcattttctactttttgtttaaTCATTATAATATCAACCCAAGGTTATCCACAGTAAATTTCAAATCCAATTTTGGATTTCCCCAGCATATTCTTGAACTGTGTGTATGCCCAGGAGATGCAAACCAATTTTTATGGTAATCTACCTAAAAAATATTGGAAGGCCAATCTCTTAAATATGTATCTATTTCAAAACATAATTGCAATAATTTTATATGTGCTTTGCCATTAGTATTTGTGTAGCTACTCCCTTCCAGTGCTTCCCTGAATTAAAATAAGTTGAGTTTTATTATGAAGGTAATGTTAACTTGATCATCTTCTTCTTATTTCTCTATTTGTCATGGCCAGGAAATAGGAATTGAAGTTCTTTTCCAAATGAGGCATGAGCCTTGCTGTGTGGTGGCCCTTGGGACTCTGGCCATGGGACCACATTTCTGCACCAGGGGTAATGGAGTCTTGTGTTTTTAGGTGAGGTTCCTGGAGCAGCAGAATCAGGTGCTGCAAACAAAATGGGAGCTCCTGCAGCAGGTAGATACCTCCACTAGAACCCACAATTTAGAGCCCTACTTTGAGGCATATATCAACAGTCTCAGAAATCGAGTGGACCAACTGAAGAATGATCAATCTCGGATGGATTCGGAGCTGAAGAACATGCAAGACACGGTGGAGGATTACCGGAACAAGTAAGAAAGCCTGGAAGTTCTTGACTTTTGCTCTATGAGAGTTCCAGAAAGTGATAAGCATTATATAGCTATGACTTTTCTTAGCTTAGGGGCACACCCATTTGGCATTTTCAGAAATCTTCATCTTCTGAGAAGATAGAAATAGTCTAGTGGTTTTATTCCTCGGAAACAAGGAGTGGCTTAGATGATCTGGGCTCATAGAAGGAAGGCAATGGCACCTTTAATCTAGAATGCTGGATTTCAGGCCTCACCTCCTCTGAATCTACCAATCATTTCTGCTTTCCCGCAGGTATGAGGATGAAATCAACAAGCGGACAAATGCAGAGAATGAGTTTGTGACCATCAAGAAGGTAAGCAAATTCTGTGGAATGGAACTCACATAGGagataaataatagataaatacTAGAAGACAGTCTCCAGTGACTGAGCAGAAAGAGATCATGATGTGGAGAACCAGGTGGTAGATCTGATGGCATCTGGAGCAGAGCTGCTTTTGCATACTATTGTGGACCTGGACTTATCCAGGCACTCAGCTTCTCCGTAGTTCTCAGCACCTTACATGCTAAGTGGGGAGGCCAGTTCTCAGCAAGGCAAGCAAGCTCCCTTGATTGTGATGTCCAAGGGTGAAGCAATCCAGGAGTTATAATTTACTGGGTAAAAATGTGTGGAGTGGGCTTCAAACTCCTCTTCTACTTGGAAAATACCCTCATAGGTAGAGAGAGGGACCTGCCCTGGAAAGAATATGGCTTTATGATGGCCTTTGTCCCTCTAGGATGTGGATGCTGCTTATATGGCCAAGGTGGACCTTCAGGCCAAGGTGGACAACCTGCAGAGTGATATTGATTTCTTCACAACAATCTACCAAGTGGTAAGTCTTCTAATTTCAACCAAGTTTGCCTAAATGGAGAGTCTTTAAACCTGAACCCACCACAATCC is a genomic window containing:
- the KRT1 gene encoding keratin, type II cytoskeletal 1 — protein: MSRQFSSRSGYRRGGGFSAGSAGIISYQRRTTSSSSRRSGGGGGRVSGGFCSGGGGGGGFGSRSLVNLGGSKSISISVARGGGRSGFGGGYGGGGFGGGGFGSGGGGGFGSGGGGFGSGGGFGGGGFGGGGFGGGGFGGGGYGGGYGPVCPPGGIQEVTVNQSLLQPLNVEIDPEIQKIKSREREQIKSLNNQFASFIDKVRFLEQQNQVLQTKWELLQQVDTSTRTHNLEPYFEAYINSLRNRVDQLKNDQSRMDSELKNMQDTVEDYRNKYEDEINKRTNAENEFVTIKKDVDAAYMAKVDLQAKVDNLQSDIDFFTTIYQVELSQMQTQISETNVILSMDNNRSLNLDGIIAEVKAQYEDIAQKSKAEAESAYQTKYEELQITAGRHGDNVKNTKMEISELNRVVQRLRSEIDTVKKQISNLQQSISDAEQRGENALKDAQNKLNDLEDALQQAKEDLARLLRDYQELMNTKLALDLEIATYRTLLEGEESRMSGECPPNVSVSVSTSHTSISGGGGRGGGGYGSGGGGGSYGSGGGSGGGSYGSGGGSYGSGGGSYGSGGGSYGSGGGGGGSGGGRGGYGSSSGGGSSGGHRGGSGGGGGGGSSGGSLGGRGSSSGGVKSSGGSSSVKFMSTSYSRGTR